GGATTCCCAGATCTCGGCGTAGCGCTTGGGGTCGTCTCTGTGCAGTTCCTTGAGCCGGTCGGCCACCTTCTTGGCCACGAAGCCGCCGATCGAGCGCACGCGCCGGTCGGTCTGCAGGGCCGAGCGGCTCACGTTGAGGGGGATGTCCGGCGAATCGATCACGCCGCGCAGGGGCAGCAGGTAGCGGGGCACCACCTCCTTGATCGAATCGCTTACGAACACCTGGTTGCAGTAGAGCTTGATCTCGCCCTTCTCCCAGTCGGCCCGCCCGGTGGATTTCGGGAAGTAGAGGATGCCCTGCAGGGTGTAGGGGTAGTCGGTGTTGAGGTGCACCCAGAGCAGCGGGTCGCCCTGGAAGGGGTAGAGGTAGCGATAGAGCTCGATGTAGTCGTCGTCGCTGAGCTCGCGGGCGCTCCTGCGCCAGGGGGCCTCCCGCTTGTTCACGGTTTCCCCCTCCAGCTGCACCTCCACCGGCATGAAGTCGCAGTAGGTGGTGATCAGTGTGCGGATGCGGGCCGGCTCGATGTATTCGAGCTCCTCCTCCATCAGGTGCAGGATCACATCGGTGCCGGGCTCGCTGCGCTCGGCTGCTTCCAGACTGAAGTTCGGGGAGCCGTCGCAGCTCCAGCGCACGGCTTCGGCTCCTTCCCGGGCGCTGAGGCTCACCAGCTCCACCTGGCTGGCCACCATGAAGCTGGAGTAGAAGCCGAGGCCGAAGTGGCCGATGATGGCGTCGCTCTCGCTCTTGTATTTCTCCAGGAAGTCTTCGGCGCTGGAGAAGGCCACCTGGTTGATGTAGCGCTTCACCTCGTCGGCGCTCATGCCGATGCCGTTGTCGGAGATGGTGAGGGTCTTGGCCTCACGGTCGATGCGGATCTGGATGCGGCCTTCGGGGCCCTCGCTGCAGTCGCCGGCCATGGCGGCCATGCGGCGCTTGCTGATGGCATCCACGCCGTTGCTCACCAGCTCCCGCAGGAACACCTCGTGGCCGCTGTACACGGCCTTCTTGATGATCGGGAAGATGTTCTCGGTATGGATCTGGATCTGACCCTGTTCGGCTTGCAGCACCGTGCGTCCGTCTTCAACGTGGCTACCAGAATCCTCCGCGGCAGCCCATGCCGCCAAGGGGGTGGCATGGGCAGGAAACCGTCCCGCCATGCCGACTGGGGCGGCGGTGTCAGAAGCTGGGACCGAACAGTTCGCCCTGGATCAGCTGCTCCCAGCCGCAGGGGACGGCCCTGTCCCCCAGGCTGACCCGGCTGAGGGCACGCTTGCGCGGCCGGTGTCGACGTTGGGGATGGGCGTTGGGGGCGATCGGTGGCGCCGGAGACGGCACCGGAGGTGGCAGCCAAGCGAGATCAGGGGCACCGAGATCAGGGGCCCGGAACACGGTGTAGGGGGAGGCGATCGCCATGGCAGTACAGATGAGTACGCACGTACTAGCCAGGCGGATCGGGCTTGTCAATCCAGTGCCCCCGGGCTCAGCC
This portion of the Cyanobium sp. NIES-981 genome encodes:
- the htpG gene encoding molecular chaperone HtpG, whose translation is MAGRFPAHATPLAAWAAAEDSGSHVEDGRTVLQAEQGQIQIHTENIFPIIKKAVYSGHEVFLRELVSNGVDAISKRRMAAMAGDCSEGPEGRIQIRIDREAKTLTISDNGIGMSADEVKRYINQVAFSSAEDFLEKYKSESDAIIGHFGLGFYSSFMVASQVELVSLSAREGAEAVRWSCDGSPNFSLEAAERSEPGTDVILHLMEEELEYIEPARIRTLITTYCDFMPVEVQLEGETVNKREAPWRRSARELSDDDYIELYRYLYPFQGDPLLWVHLNTDYPYTLQGILYFPKSTGRADWEKGEIKLYCNQVFVSDSIKEVVPRYLLPLRGVIDSPDIPLNVSRSALQTDRRVRSIGGFVAKKVADRLKELHRDDPKRYAEIWESLAPFIKIGAMEDEKFADQVADLVLFGTTAAPFDGEPADGDSLDPIPAEGGKAYTTLSGYRSRLSPDNDKRVLYCTDEAGQAGALALWKSQEAEVLLADSFIDTQFIPWLEYRHEELKFQRVDAELDDSLQEKDSELADADGKDASEKLRELFKGALADDKVTLQIQALKGDNAPAALILLPEQMRRINDMGALMEQRLPGLPDHHVLLINRRHKLVEGLLKLSAGSVITGSGSSPSQELAHALSRHIYEMARLAVGGLEPNQLAGFQQRSCDLMGQLMERGL